The following DNA comes from Salvelinus namaycush isolate Seneca chromosome 39, SaNama_1.0, whole genome shotgun sequence.
GCTGCCGGTTATCATGCAAGGGTCACAGATGACCCGGGCCGTCTGCTCTGCCCAGGGCAGCACCCTGAAGGTCGACAGGTCTGGGATAAGCAACACGTCGCTACTGAAGTTGGCAGGGTTGTTGGCGTGGTCCACCTCACAGCTCTTAGGGCTCAGGGTCAGCTCTAGGTAGCTTCTTGGCATCGACACCCCATATACTGCTTTCTCCTGTAAAGATAAAAAAAAGTTTACATCATGGGACTTTTCCTATAGGCAAGCATAACCATTGAGCAACCATTTAAACAAATAGCATTATAACATTGTGGGTTGTCTCAATACACTATAGCTAGTACGTTTCAGGAtgtttgtgtactgtgtgtgggATGATTACATGAAAGAAGCGGACTGGCACTGTCTTAGACCTGGACACCCCATGGAGATCTGTGGCCTCGAAGCGAACAAAGTTGATATTCTCCCGGGTAATCTGCTGCTTGATGTGCTCCATGGCGGAGAAGCTCTGAGTCCCAGACTTATCCATGTTGTCTTTACTGTTATCTATGAGAACAAGAGCCAAAAGCAACTATCATGTCTGTAAAAAAAGATGTTCGCCTGTGATGGAACTACTGTACTAGCTATAGGTTTATAAAAAACTGTAATAAAAGCTTTTTGATAAAACTAATCCCAAACCAGACTAACCTGTTTGTGAGTTCCAGGTCTCTCCACAGTTGGCACTACTGTTCTCGAACGTGGACGACTGAACTCCGGATTGCCTGTTTGCTCCAGTCACATCTGACGAGTCCATACCGGAGCCAAGCTGGAGGGAGCTGCTGTCCCTGGTCCTGGTGGACACCCTCCTGGAAGCATCAGAGTGGGGCTTGAAAGTGGTGAAGGAGGACTGGGACTCCGGACGTCCATCTCCCCTGTTGGTCCCATGCAGGTAGGTGTAAGGGGCTGGGCTTCCAGGAcgcctcccctcctccttcccccgGGCACCAAGCATGGAACTATCCTTCAGGATACTCTTCAACTCATCCATGGTCTGTCTGGAGACCCCCACCTCGCTGTTGGACGCCCTTTGGCTGTAGGTGCAACCCTCTCTGGACCACTCAACCCTGGAGGGGGGGCCCTCATCCTGCCTGGGCCGGTCCCTCTCTGGAGACCCAGAGGGCCTGTGGGAGTGGGTAGAGGGGCTGATAGAGATGATGGTGGGATTGCTTTCTGAGGGTCTGGGGCTGCTCACGTAGTCGGAGTGGTGGACTATGGACGGCCCCCCTCTGTCCCAGTCCACTGGGGCTACGTGTTTCCCACTCACCTTCACTCCCTTCTTCTTGCCCAGGCTCATTCCACTGCCATCTACCTGGTCTCTGAGCTTACTTGAGCCCTCCTGGAAACACCACCCAACCACcaaaaatatacagtattttaagtactttaaaaaatatatttattatatagttattaataaacatatatatttatgaatatatatatatatatacatttttatactTACAACAAATAGATTACAATTAAATGAACAATGCATTTGTTACACCAtattaaaacaaaaacattttctttTTCAATAGTGATGTTCTTTAAGATTATTCAATTCAGTTACCATATTCATGagcaaaaaaacaacaacgtTGTGTCCAAATCCAAAACACCATACTGGGATTTACAGGTCTAAAAAATGTAAAAGAGCTAGAGATGTTACCTCGAGAACGAGATCCTCTGAGTCATGCATTCCTTTTATACTCATTTGTGAGTTTTGACCTGAGATTTGAGTGCCTTCATTTGAAACCAGAGCTATGCTCGCACATTTCTTTTATGGACAATTGGCACAATGGTGATGGATTGGAAAATTCTCTCACCACACCCATGAGCACTCCTGTTGGACAGTGGTATCCACTGACAACTGGTAGAGACTGAAACACGTCTGCTTTCACCCCAGTGGCTATTAACATTGACAATTCAACATCCCTCTTTGTGTCAATGCAAAGGGAGGTggagacaaaaacacacagctCAGCTATTTTGTTTGTGCATCCAATCATGACACTCAGGCAGTTTCTAGAAAGATGCATTTCGTTCAAAAGTACTTTGTCTAGAATGATGAGAAACATTAACATATTTATCAGGCATCTACAATAGATGTTCTAACTATAACTTTTTGCTGATATAAACTCTTTGATGGTAAAGGATTAGGCTACTGTCTGTATGAAAAAAAATAGATTTGGTATGGCTTCACAAAACCTTTATATCAAGACTGGGACCAAATATGTTCTCTTTTCTATAATAATTTCTATAGTGAGATTAATTTATATTTAGATTAGCTTGCGCAACATTGGCATAGGACATAGATTGAATTTAGTGCTCATCCAAGACACTGTAACAACTTGATAACAACTTAATTACAATATTATTAAGAACAACAATACAACTATATTATATCCCAAAATACTTTTCACTGAAATACCTAATAAGATAAATGTTTTAGTAATATAGActgcagtacagtatagcctagcTATAGCCTACTTATAAATACCCACAAAATATTGCATTTTACCTGCTAAGATGTGTGCATCATGATGTGAAGAATTCCGGTCACTCAACTTTTGAAAGAATAGCCTATTTGTTTCCACATAGGCCTAATAGGGCCTAAATGATGGTCGTCACTAGCTTCTATGAGAAGGACGCTATTCCAGCCTGCAAATCGGatgtgggcattcctgcatctgCAGGAAACCCTCTCTATACTTCTATTTGTACATTTTTAAACTATAGTCTCAGTCGGTATTAAAGTAATAATAAGTAATTCCCCTCGACCACGCTCACAAATTGAGGGAAACCAACATTATTTCCTATTGACCCCCATTGTAAAAGAGGCAACTTCACCCCCAAAAATGCACTGTCATGTTAACAAGCAACATATCCCAAAAACAGGACATttcaaagtaaaatggacaatatggaatggacaatcacaACTGTTGTCCTGGAGTTCCACCCCATTGTCATGATCAGAGGTTTCAAGTTTGTATCCGTAAATTGTCCGGACCGGacaatttatttaattttttattttgtagttttctattcaatgccattacagtatccattgacttaggactcaaattgaaGTTTTTatgccttcccctagatgtcaacagtctttagaaattgtttcaggcttgtattctgataaataaggaagtaagagcagtctgaatgagtggacctaaagtgtcacagagctttttcatgcgcgagaccgagagagtgcctttcttgtttaccttttaaattgacgacgttattgtccggttgaaatattattgattatttaggctaaaaacaacctgaggattgaatataaacatcgtttcacatgtttctatgaactttacagatacaatttgtttgttttttgtcttcctgttttgactgcttttgagcctgtggattactgaagaaaacgcgcgaacaaaactgaggtttttggatataaagagactttatcaaacaaaaggaacatttattgagtaaatgaatgtctgctgagtgcaaccatatgaagatcatcaaaggtaagggattaattttatctctatttctgacttgtgtaactgttctacttggctggttactgtttgtaatgatttgtctagtgggctattctcaaataatcgtaaggtatgctttcgccgtaaagcattttttaaatctgacaccatggttggatttacaagaagttaacttcttgacgcacggatcgctttagcgggatcattttcatcaacaaccgctgaattgcagagcgccaaattaaaaacaaattgctaaaaatatttatattcatgaaatcacaagtgcaatacagcaaaacacagcttaggttgttgttaatccacctgtcgtgtcagattttgaaaatatgctttacagcgaaagcaatccaagcgtttgtgttagtttatcgatcactagacaaaacattacaaacacctagcagcaatgtagattggtcacgaaagtcagaaaagcaataaaatga
Coding sequences within:
- the LOC120032708 gene encoding lengsin-like, which produces MSLGKKKGVKVSGKHVAPVDWDRGGPSIVHHSDYVSSPRPSESNPTIISISPSTHSHRPSGSPERDRPRQDEGPPSRVEWSREGCTYSQRASNSEVGVSRQTMDELKSILKDSSMLGARGKEEGRRPGSPAPYTYLHGTNRGDGRPESQSSFTTFKPHSDASRRVSTRTRDSSSLQLGSGMDSSDVTGANRQSGVQSSTFENSSANCGETWNSQTDNSKDNMDKSGTQSFSAMEHIKQQITRENINFVRFEATDLHGVSRSKTVPVRFFHEKAVYGVSMPRSYLELTLSPKSCEVDHANNPANFSSDVLLIPDLSTFRVLPWAEQTARVICDPCMITGSPLRTAPRIIAKQLMGQLQSMGFSLYSSFTYECCVLGAPDRVGPKSMLFPATTLASNHDLPFFQQLVNGMYCMGADVDSLASAMVPGQMEINLRPEFGIAAADTAFTFRTGIKEMARKHSYIASFFTDDSLYNAGVLSHSLWDANGRRSLFHTGDHGGGELSEIGRKWLAGLLSHSAALSCLLSPGLGCRSHIAKKVKDPKHNVVYATYGYNDNSSAFNVKCHGGREMHIDNKLGSAMANPYVVLAATVAAGLDGIKRNLGAETGLTRASTHTQLGKQQFAIPVKLEDALVALSEDHVIRGALGEPFVQYFIALKQFEIETEELDAERNKCLEYFI